The Halorientalis sp. IM1011 genome window below encodes:
- a CDS encoding carboxypeptidase regulatory-like domain-containing protein, translated as MQANRKLLYSVGLTALLIAVVAMGMVAVQPAAATGVSTQTTDEAEFGNVTAEVTKETLFTGKVSKVEVTYTAPEGETVDVTVADKTKTVTADGTESSVTLRVGAFFFFGEEYPVNVSASIQGGETVEGQINEDDGVVTLKSVDDGPAAPANFDVTTPSSNSPVVEGETLTVDATVENTGESAGTQTVELNVAGSVQDSQEVDLDAGGSEDVSLSWTTAEGDAGNYTATVSSENDSASTDVTVTESVTTGTIEGTVTDDSGSAIEGATVSADGESTTTAADGSYSLTVEAGDYTVEASANGYESDSQNVTVNAEETTTANFSLTEIVNDGTIEGTVTDDSGSAIEGATVSADGQSTTTAADGSYSLTVEEGDYTVEANADGYQSDNATVTVTAGETTSQNFSLSAVQTDGTIEGTVTDASDSAIEGATVSAGGQSTTTAADGSYSLTVEEGDYTVEATADGYEADNATVTVTAGETTSQNFSLSESGPVYQSFTAWAESGYLQVGNNSLRSDLPDCPNGVPENESKGCVKFTADYDPSTGDYTVSPENFQFPPIPFDNTTLGTVPANNTATDTITGNLNAETGEASFNAPIFSYLEDPALDDSCGLEVNVEGTTGESGALTGEPGPIQDDGTARATLVDGTFSIPAATQETCGFLATAVNNDVGLPAPAGENEIVQNLYIEFSENSVENNPDAPSNSGS; from the coding sequence TTGCAAGCAAATCGAAAGTTACTGTACTCAGTCGGGTTGACTGCACTGCTTATCGCCGTAGTGGCGATGGGGATGGTGGCGGTCCAGCCCGCAGCGGCGACAGGAGTATCGACACAGACGACGGACGAGGCGGAATTCGGGAACGTTACCGCCGAGGTAACGAAAGAGACGTTGTTCACCGGAAAGGTCTCGAAAGTCGAAGTCACGTACACCGCACCTGAAGGGGAGACGGTCGACGTTACGGTCGCGGACAAAACGAAGACCGTGACGGCCGACGGGACCGAAAGCTCGGTGACGCTCCGCGTGGGGGCGTTCTTCTTCTTCGGTGAGGAGTACCCGGTAAACGTCTCGGCGTCCATCCAGGGCGGCGAAACAGTCGAGGGTCAGATCAACGAGGACGACGGCGTGGTCACGCTCAAGTCCGTCGACGACGGCCCTGCGGCCCCGGCGAACTTCGACGTCACGACGCCGAGCAGCAACTCACCGGTCGTCGAAGGTGAGACGCTGACGGTCGACGCGACCGTCGAGAACACCGGCGAATCCGCCGGCACGCAGACGGTCGAACTGAACGTCGCCGGTAGCGTGCAGGACAGCCAGGAGGTCGACCTGGACGCTGGCGGGAGCGAGGACGTCTCGCTCTCGTGGACGACGGCCGAGGGCGACGCCGGTAACTACACCGCGACGGTCAGCAGCGAGAACGACAGCGCGTCCACCGACGTGACGGTCACCGAGTCTGTCACGACCGGCACCATCGAGGGTACCGTCACCGACGACAGCGGGAGCGCCATCGAAGGCGCAACCGTCTCGGCTGACGGCGAATCGACGACGACGGCCGCCGACGGCAGCTACTCGCTGACCGTCGAGGCAGGTGACTACACGGTCGAAGCCAGTGCGAACGGCTACGAGTCCGACTCCCAGAACGTCACCGTGAACGCGGAAGAGACGACCACGGCCAACTTCTCGCTGACCGAGATCGTGAACGACGGTACCATCGAGGGCACCGTCACCGACGACAGCGGGAGCGCCATCGAAGGCGCTACGGTCTCGGCCGACGGCCAGTCGACGACGACGGCCGCCGACGGCAGCTACTCGCTGACCGTCGAGGAAGGCGACTACACGGTCGAAGCCAACGCGGATGGCTACCAGTCCGACAACGCCACCGTCACCGTGACGGCCGGCGAGACGACGAGCCAGAACTTCTCGCTCAGTGCGGTTCAGACGGATGGTACCATCGAGGGCACCGTCACCGACGCGAGTGACAGTGCCATCGAGGGCGCGACCGTCTCGGCCGGCGGGCAGTCCACGACCACCGCCGCCGACGGCAGCTACTCGCTGACCGTCGAGGAAGGCGACTACACGGTCGAGGCGACCGCCGACGGCTACGAGGCCGACAACGCCACCGTCACCGTGACGGCCGGCGAGACGACGAGCCAGAACTTCTCGCTCAGCGAGTCCGGACCGGTCTACCAGTCGTTCACTGCGTGGGCCGAGAGCGGCTACCTGCAGGTCGGGAACAACTCCCTGCGGTCGGACCTCCCGGACTGTCCGAACGGTGTGCCCGAGAACGAGTCCAAGGGCTGTGTGAAGTTCACGGCCGACTACGACCCGTCGACGGGTGACTACACGGTCTCGCCGGAGAACTTCCAGTTCCCGCCGATTCCGTTCGACAACACCACGCTGGGGACCGTCCCGGCCAACAACACCGCGACGGACACCATCACCGGCAACCTGAACGCCGAGACGGGTGAGGCGTCGTTCAACGCGCCGATCTTCTCGTACCTCGAGGATCCCGCACTCGACGACAGCTGTGGCCTCGAGGTCAACGTCGAAGGGACGACCGGCGAGAGCGGTGCCCTGACCGGCGAACCCGGTCCGATCCAGGACGACGGCACTGCCCGCGCGACGCTGGTCGACGGGACCTTCAGCATTCCCGCAGCGACCCAGGAGACCTGCGGCTTCCTGGCCACCGCCGTCAACAACGACGTCGGCCTGCCCGCACCAGCGGGCGAGAACGAGATCGTCCAGAACCTCTACATCGAGTTCAGCGAGAACTCGGTCGAGAACAACCCGGACGCCCCGAGCAACTCGGGCAGCTAA
- the idi gene encoding isopentenyl-diphosphate Delta-isomerase: MSSEETSDGADAAGADGPAHENARQAVVKVDEDDTELGTVNRLDAHTGDGIRHRAFTSLLFDEDDNILLAQRSPDKRLWDTHWDGTVASHPVQGQSQEAATRQRLEEELGVTPDQYDDLEVTDRFEYKRYYPNEGIEWEVCSVLQATLTDRSLDPDPEEVAGVMWVPYERLREHPRWYRQLRLCPWFEIAMRRDDQD; the protein is encoded by the coding sequence ATGAGTTCAGAGGAAACGTCCGACGGGGCGGACGCCGCCGGGGCCGACGGCCCCGCACACGAAAACGCCCGGCAGGCGGTCGTGAAGGTCGACGAGGACGACACCGAACTGGGGACGGTCAACCGCCTCGACGCCCACACCGGCGACGGGATCCGACACCGCGCGTTCACGTCGCTGCTGTTCGACGAGGACGACAACATCCTGCTGGCCCAGCGCAGCCCGGACAAACGGCTCTGGGACACCCACTGGGACGGCACCGTCGCCTCCCACCCCGTCCAGGGCCAGAGTCAGGAGGCGGCGACCCGCCAGCGCCTCGAAGAGGAACTCGGCGTCACACCCGACCAGTACGACGACCTCGAGGTGACCGACCGCTTCGAGTACAAACGCTACTACCCCAACGAGGGCATCGAGTGGGAGGTCTGTTCCGTGTTGCAGGCCACCCTGACCGACCGGTCGCTCGATCCCGATCCCGAGGAGGTCGCCGGGGTCATGTGGGTGCCCTACGAGCGACTCCGCGAGCACCCACGGTGGTACCGCCAGCTCCGGCTCTGCCCCTGGTTCGAGATCGCGATGCGCCGGGACGACCAGGACTGA
- a CDS encoding diacylglycerol kinase family protein, whose product MDEGSRAATERVLVLNPVSGDADHADRVRELAADHGFAVRETEGEGDAERFAAAAADEGADLVAAAGGDGTLNEVICGLVEADALPDVGFAVVPAGTGNNFAENVGIEGIEHAFEVIESGERRRIDLGFADDAPFLNSAICGLTADASADTDPESKSELGVLAYVVETLRTAADFDGVPLEIEAFGEVGGETEWSGTAVLLLVGNARCFPARGRSQADVEDGLFDVTVVEERPGSNLADLARTTMLERVLGTDADDVTRLRAPALSVTVAEDDPATFSLDGELRTTSAVHLRTEPSAVQLPVGTAYQPDPESD is encoded by the coding sequence ATGGACGAGGGGTCGCGGGCCGCGACCGAGCGTGTCCTCGTGTTGAATCCGGTGAGTGGCGACGCCGACCACGCCGACCGCGTCCGCGAACTGGCGGCCGACCACGGCTTCGCCGTTCGAGAAACCGAGGGCGAGGGCGACGCCGAGCGGTTCGCCGCCGCGGCCGCCGACGAGGGGGCCGACCTCGTGGCCGCAGCGGGCGGCGACGGGACGCTCAACGAGGTCATTTGCGGACTGGTCGAGGCCGACGCACTCCCGGACGTGGGGTTCGCCGTCGTCCCCGCTGGAACGGGCAACAACTTCGCCGAGAACGTCGGGATCGAGGGGATCGAACACGCCTTCGAGGTGATCGAGTCGGGCGAGCGCCGCCGGATCGATCTGGGGTTCGCCGACGACGCGCCCTTCCTGAACTCGGCGATCTGCGGGCTGACCGCCGACGCGAGCGCCGACACCGACCCCGAATCGAAGTCCGAACTGGGTGTGCTCGCGTACGTCGTCGAGACACTCCGGACCGCGGCCGACTTCGACGGCGTCCCGCTCGAGATCGAGGCCTTCGGTGAGGTCGGCGGTGAGACGGAGTGGTCGGGGACGGCGGTCCTCCTGCTCGTGGGGAACGCCCGCTGTTTCCCCGCCCGTGGCCGGAGTCAGGCCGACGTGGAGGACGGCCTGTTCGACGTGACCGTCGTCGAGGAGCGGCCCGGGTCGAACCTGGCCGATCTCGCCCGCACGACGATGCTCGAACGTGTACTCGGCACCGACGCCGACGACGTGACCCGACTGCGAGCACCGGCGCTGTCGGTGACGGTCGCCGAGGACGATCCGGCCACGTTCAGCCTCGACGGGGAACTCCGGACGACGAGTGCGGTCCACCTGCGGACGGAACCCTCGGCCGTCCAGCTCCCCGTCGGGACGGCCTACCAGCCCGATCCGGAGTCGGACTGA
- a CDS encoding CehA/McbA family metallohydrolase, producing the protein MFAVDLHTHTRSFHGFESRPTPADPVGARALAAVARYRGLDGLAFTNHDYAVDYAVPGLVTIPGIEVSTARGHVLVIGPDPPAATKVGGMDPAEVVDLAHDRDCVAIVAHPYRNSTVREVEAPFDAIEINGKHPRTRNWVERLAEAHDLPIVGGSDAHYAFEVGRAHTLVDADRLTPAAVVDAIRDGRVAPRIDTWLPHRLLRTFYRRIHSEKGHLTEPEWTTPGVGAPPGEE; encoded by the coding sequence GTGTTCGCAGTCGACCTCCACACGCATACGCGGTCGTTTCACGGGTTCGAGTCGCGACCCACGCCCGCCGACCCCGTGGGCGCGAGAGCGCTGGCCGCGGTCGCACGCTACCGCGGTCTCGACGGCCTCGCCTTCACCAACCACGACTACGCCGTCGACTACGCGGTCCCCGGACTCGTCACCATTCCCGGCATCGAGGTGTCGACCGCCCGCGGCCACGTCCTCGTGATCGGACCGGACCCGCCCGCCGCGACGAAGGTCGGCGGGATGGACCCCGCGGAGGTCGTCGACCTGGCCCACGACCGCGACTGCGTTGCGATCGTCGCCCATCCCTACCGCAACAGCACGGTCCGGGAGGTCGAGGCCCCCTTCGACGCCATCGAGATCAACGGCAAACACCCCCGGACGCGGAACTGGGTCGAGCGCCTCGCCGAGGCCCACGACCTCCCCATCGTCGGCGGTAGCGACGCCCACTACGCCTTCGAGGTCGGCCGCGCACACACGCTCGTCGACGCAGACCGACTCACGCCCGCGGCGGTCGTCGACGCCATCCGCGACGGGCGGGTCGCCCCGCGGATCGACACCTGGCTTCCCCACCGACTGCTCCGGACCTTCTACCGTCGGATCCACTCGGAGAAGGGCCACCTGACCGAACCCGAGTGGACCACACCCGGTGTCGGAGCACCACCCGGGGAGGAGTGA
- a CDS encoding Lrp/AsnC family transcriptional regulator produces MDELDRQILSILRRDARTAYTEIADRVGTSEGTVRNRVERLVEDGVIERFTVATSTGNVKAMIEISVDVNVDTAAISDRIVEWQEVDSVWQVSGEEDIVLVVDAADTERVNELITKARELDEVVSTKTRLILDERLG; encoded by the coding sequence ATGGACGAGCTGGACCGGCAGATCCTGAGCATTCTGCGACGGGACGCCCGGACGGCCTACACGGAGATCGCGGATCGGGTGGGGACCTCGGAGGGGACGGTCCGGAATCGCGTCGAACGGCTGGTCGAGGACGGCGTCATCGAGCGCTTTACCGTCGCTACGTCCACCGGGAACGTCAAGGCGATGATCGAGATCAGCGTCGACGTCAACGTCGACACCGCTGCGATCTCCGATCGCATCGTCGAGTGGCAGGAGGTGGACTCGGTCTGGCAGGTCTCGGGGGAAGAGGACATCGTGCTGGTCGTCGACGCCGCCGACACCGAGCGGGTCAACGAGTTGATCACGAAGGCGCGGGAACTCGACGAGGTCGTCTCGACCAAAACCCGTCTCATTCTGGACGAACGGCTCGGGTGA
- the carA gene encoding glutamine-hydrolyzing carbamoyl-phosphate synthase small subunit, with protein MTDAYVAIEGGRVVEARSRAPGTTRGELVFTTAYTGYEESLTDPSYEEQILTFSYPLIGNYGVREERFESDRVHPRGVVARELTEDVAEWLESEGVPAVDHLDTRELVTGIRDEGAMKCGIAAGPDATEEDALAELEQCKHMSDHTEIGAQVSVGEPEVFNEDGDGKTVALIDCGAKGSIIDSLVERDAVVHVLPYDATEDDVAAIDPDLLFISNGPGDPENFEQTKDLVDSYAGETPMAGICLGQQVVASALGGSTEKMEFGHRGVNQPVRDLRTDQVVMTTQNHGYTVAEPGEKLEVTQINVNDDTPEGLENDELEIITRQYHPEANPGPNDSKGFFDDVLAMAED; from the coding sequence ATGACGGACGCCTACGTGGCTATCGAGGGCGGACGCGTCGTCGAGGCGCGCTCCCGCGCTCCGGGCACGACCCGCGGGGAACTGGTATTCACGACCGCGTACACGGGATACGAGGAGAGTCTGACGGATCCCTCCTACGAGGAGCAGATCCTGACCTTCTCCTACCCGCTGATCGGCAACTACGGCGTCCGAGAGGAGCGCTTCGAGTCCGACCGCGTCCACCCGCGCGGCGTCGTCGCCCGCGAACTCACCGAGGACGTGGCCGAGTGGCTCGAATCCGAGGGCGTGCCGGCCGTCGATCACCTGGACACGCGCGAACTCGTCACCGGCATCCGCGACGAGGGTGCGATGAAGTGTGGCATCGCCGCCGGCCCCGACGCCACCGAGGAGGACGCGCTGGCCGAACTCGAGCAGTGCAAGCACATGTCCGACCACACGGAGATCGGTGCGCAGGTCAGCGTCGGCGAACCCGAGGTCTTCAACGAAGACGGCGACGGGAAGACGGTCGCGCTGATCGACTGCGGCGCGAAGGGTTCGATCATCGACTCGCTGGTCGAGCGCGACGCCGTCGTCCACGTCCTCCCCTACGACGCCACCGAGGACGACGTGGCCGCGATCGACCCCGACCTCCTCTTTATCTCCAACGGCCCCGGCGACCCCGAGAACTTCGAACAGACGAAAGATCTCGTGGACAGCTACGCCGGCGAGACGCCCATGGCCGGCATCTGTCTCGGCCAGCAGGTCGTCGCCAGCGCGCTGGGCGGCTCGACCGAGAAGATGGAGTTCGGCCACCGCGGGGTCAACCAGCCCGTCCGTGACCTCCGGACCGATCAGGTCGTCATGACCACCCAGAACCACGGCTACACCGTCGCCGAACCCGGCGAGAAGCTCGAGGTCACCCAGATCAACGTCAACGACGACACGCCCGAAGGGCTGGAGAACGACGAGCTGGAGATCATCACCCGTCAGTACCACCCCGAGGCCAACCCCGGTCCGAACGACTCGAAGGGCTTCTTCGACGACGTGCTGGCGATGGCCGAGGACTAA
- a CDS encoding DUF5615 family PIN-like protein: MQVSFLLDENIAAPLADKLDKAGHDVERVVDVGELGEGVDDTTIRLYAVQEGRLIVTSDDDFVQMSADSHSGVFYVPDQSLPPHELYHIIQRVLEAFPNRETLDTVTYITPDWL, translated from the coding sequence ATGCAGGTGTCGTTTTTGCTTGACGAGAACATCGCGGCTCCGCTGGCCGACAAGCTCGACAAAGCTGGCCACGACGTAGAGCGTGTCGTCGACGTGGGCGAGTTGGGCGAAGGCGTCGACGATACCACAATTCGCCTGTACGCCGTCCAAGAGGGCCGTCTCATCGTCACCAGTGACGACGACTTCGTCCAGATGTCGGCTGACTCACACAGTGGCGTGTTCTATGTCCCCGACCAGTCGCTTCCCCCGCACGAACTCTACCATATCATCCAGCGGGTTCTCGAAGCATTCCCCAATCGAGAGACATTGGATACAGTGACGTACATCACTCCTGATTGGTTGTGA
- a CDS encoding DUF433 domain-containing protein, which produces MSKQMNTVVSGDESEIHDEPHIQGRRITVSHIHALVEERGLDAQTVADRFDLTAADVYHALAYYHDHPEEMRAVEEHRRELHDAAEEDPEIVTGPEDLPES; this is translated from the coding sequence ATGTCGAAGCAGATGAATACCGTTGTCTCAGGTGACGAGTCAGAGATTCACGACGAACCCCACATTCAGGGCCGACGAATCACCGTCAGCCACATCCACGCGCTGGTCGAAGAGCGCGGCCTCGACGCGCAGACGGTTGCGGACCGCTTTGACCTTACCGCCGCGGACGTCTACCACGCACTGGCGTACTATCACGACCACCCCGAAGAAATGCGAGCGGTCGAAGAACACCGGCGAGAGCTTCACGACGCCGCAGAAGAAGACCCCGAAATCGTCACCGGCCCCGAAGATCTGCCGGAATCGTAG
- the carB gene encoding carbamoyl-phosphate synthase large subunit, whose amino-acid sequence MTDGSEDRTILLIGSGPIKIGQAAEFDYSGAQACRALQEEGARVVLVNSNPATIMTDPEMADKVYIEPINTEAIAEIIRKEQPDGVIAGLGGQTGLNVTAELAEEGVLEEHDVEVMGTPLDTIYATEDRDQFRQRMESIGEPVPESVTIESMDEVEDAVEAVGGLPVIMRTTYTLGGQGSGVIGDMDELKEATRKGLSLSRDNRVMITESIDGWIELEYEVMRDADDSCIIICNMENIDPMGIHTGESIVVTPSQVIPDEGHQDMRDTALKVIRELGIQGGCNIQFAWHDDGTPGGEYRVVEVNPRVSRSSALASKATGYPIARVTAKVAMGKRLHEIENEITGQTTAAFEPAIDYIVTKVPRWPKDKFRDVEFELGPAMKSTGEAMAIGRTFEESMLKALRSSEYDPAVDWADVSDDELESEYLERPTPDRTYAIFEAFERGYSVEEVNALTEIREWYLERYKRIADSATAAAAGDFAAAAEEGFTDQEITAIAGGEFNDTHASWLPDRDEAQQVDSEEVEADGGSVTVEQVDAETPDRAFKQVDTCAGEFAASTPYYYSAREPLSGLGRNEVQVDTEMESVVVVGGGPIRIGQGVEFDYCSVHAVQALEAMGIDAHVVNNNPETVSTDYDTSEGLFFEPITAEEVADVIETTNADGVMVQFGGQTSVDIGEPLEAEIERRGLDCEIMGTAVEAMDLAEDRDRFNQLMDDLGIAQAEGGTATSEQEALEIARSIGYPVLVRPSYVLGGRAMDVVYNDEDLETYIEEAVRVSPDKPILIDDFLADAVELDVDAVADGDDVLIGGIMEHVETAGVHSGDSACMIPPRSLSDDVLERVREVTEDIATALDTVGLLNVQLAVKDETVYVLEANPRSSRTVPFVSKATGVPIAKLAAKVMAGASLEELDVDEQIPDQVSVKEVVLPFDRLPGSDPRLGPEMKSTGEVMGTAGSFGKAYQKAQMSVGKPIPTEGNAIVDLPVIGFEDHFDVEDLEDADIEAVKSRLRDGEIDLVVSRNREILEVCVEETITYFSTIESAEAALEAIESSDQPLNVQDVATRPKDTRDWGDY is encoded by the coding sequence ATGACAGACGGATCAGAGGACCGCACGATTCTGTTGATCGGGAGTGGGCCGATCAAGATCGGACAGGCCGCGGAGTTCGACTACTCCGGTGCGCAGGCCTGTCGCGCGCTCCAGGAGGAGGGGGCGCGGGTCGTGCTGGTCAACTCCAACCCGGCGACGATCATGACCGATCCGGAGATGGCCGATAAGGTGTACATCGAGCCGATCAACACCGAGGCCATCGCGGAGATCATCCGGAAGGAACAGCCAGACGGCGTCATCGCCGGCCTCGGGGGCCAGACCGGGCTGAACGTCACGGCCGAACTCGCCGAGGAGGGCGTGCTCGAGGAACACGACGTGGAGGTCATGGGCACGCCGCTGGACACCATCTACGCCACGGAGGACCGCGACCAGTTCCGCCAGCGAATGGAGTCGATCGGCGAACCCGTCCCCGAGTCGGTGACCATCGAGTCCATGGACGAGGTCGAGGACGCCGTCGAGGCCGTCGGCGGCCTCCCGGTCATCATGCGGACCACCTACACGCTGGGCGGCCAGGGGTCGGGCGTCATCGGCGACATGGACGAACTGAAGGAGGCCACCCGGAAGGGACTCAGTCTCTCACGCGACAATCGCGTGATGATCACCGAGTCGATCGACGGCTGGATCGAACTGGAGTACGAGGTGATGCGGGACGCCGACGACTCCTGTATCATCATCTGTAACATGGAGAACATCGACCCGATGGGGATCCACACCGGCGAGTCCATCGTCGTCACCCCCAGTCAGGTCATCCCGGACGAGGGCCACCAGGACATGCGCGACACGGCCCTCAAGGTGATCCGCGAACTCGGCATTCAGGGCGGCTGTAACATCCAGTTCGCCTGGCACGACGACGGCACGCCTGGCGGCGAGTACCGCGTCGTCGAGGTCAACCCCCGCGTCTCTCGCTCCTCGGCGCTGGCCTCGAAGGCGACCGGCTACCCCATCGCCCGCGTCACCGCCAAGGTCGCGATGGGCAAGCGCCTCCACGAGATCGAAAACGAGATCACGGGCCAGACCACCGCCGCTTTCGAGCCGGCCATCGACTACATCGTGACGAAGGTGCCCCGGTGGCCCAAAGACAAGTTCCGCGACGTGGAGTTCGAGCTCGGGCCGGCCATGAAGTCCACCGGCGAGGCCATGGCCATCGGCCGGACCTTCGAGGAGTCGATGCTGAAGGCGCTCCGCAGTTCCGAGTACGACCCCGCCGTCGACTGGGCGGACGTGAGCGACGACGAACTCGAATCAGAGTATCTGGAGCGGCCGACACCCGACCGCACCTACGCCATCTTCGAGGCGTTCGAGCGCGGCTACTCCGTCGAGGAGGTCAACGCCCTCACCGAGATCCGCGAGTGGTACCTCGAACGGTACAAGCGCATCGCCGATTCCGCCACCGCGGCCGCGGCGGGCGACTTCGCGGCCGCCGCCGAGGAAGGGTTCACCGATCAGGAGATAACGGCCATCGCCGGCGGCGAGTTCAACGACACCCACGCCTCCTGGCTCCCCGACCGCGACGAGGCACAACAGGTCGACAGCGAGGAGGTCGAGGCCGATGGTGGAAGCGTCACCGTCGAGCAGGTCGACGCCGAGACCCCGGACCGCGCGTTCAAGCAGGTCGACACCTGCGCGGGCGAGTTCGCCGCCTCGACGCCGTACTACTACTCCGCCCGGGAACCGCTCTCGGGGCTGGGCCGTAACGAGGTCCAGGTCGACACCGAGATGGAGAGCGTCGTCGTGGTCGGCGGCGGCCCCATCCGGATCGGGCAGGGCGTCGAGTTCGACTACTGTTCGGTCCACGCCGTCCAGGCGCTGGAGGCGATGGGCATCGACGCCCACGTCGTCAACAACAACCCCGAGACCGTCTCGACGGACTACGACACCTCCGAGGGCCTCTTTTTCGAGCCCATCACCGCCGAGGAGGTCGCCGACGTGATCGAGACGACCAACGCCGACGGCGTGATGGTCCAGTTCGGCGGCCAGACCTCCGTCGACATCGGCGAACCGCTCGAAGCCGAGATCGAGCGCCGCGGCCTGGACTGTGAGATCATGGGCACCGCCGTCGAGGCGATGGACCTCGCGGAGGATCGGGACCGCTTCAACCAGCTCATGGACGATCTGGGCATCGCTCAGGCCGAGGGTGGTACGGCGACCTCCGAGCAGGAGGCCCTGGAGATCGCCCGCTCGATCGGCTACCCCGTCCTCGTGCGCCCGAGCTACGTGCTGGGTGGGCGCGCGATGGACGTGGTCTACAACGACGAGGACCTCGAGACCTACATCGAGGAGGCGGTTCGCGTCTCTCCGGACAAGCCGATCCTCATCGACGACTTCCTCGCCGACGCCGTGGAACTGGACGTGGACGCCGTCGCCGACGGCGACGACGTGCTCATCGGCGGCATCATGGAACACGTCGAAACTGCAGGTGTGCACTCCGGCGACTCCGCCTGTATGATCCCACCGCGCTCGCTGTCGGACGACGTCCTCGAACGCGTCCGCGAGGTCACCGAAGACATCGCGACGGCGCTCGATACGGTGGGCCTGCTCAACGTCCAGCTCGCCGTCAAAGACGAGACGGTGTACGTGCTGGAGGCCAACCCGCGCTCCTCCCGTACCGTGCCCTTCGTCTCGAAGGCGACGGGCGTGCCCATCGCCAAACTCGCCGCGAAGGTCATGGCCGGCGCGAGCCTGGAGGAACTGGACGTGGACGAGCAGATCCCCGACCAGGTCTCCGTGAAGGAAGTCGTCCTGCCCTTCGACCGCCTGCCGGGCAGCGACCCGCGGCTGGGCCCGGAGATGAAATCGACCGGTGAGGTCATGGGCACTGCCGGCTCGTTCGGCAAGGCCTACCAGAAGGCCCAGATGTCCGTCGGCAAGCCGATTCCCACCGAGGGCAACGCCATCGTCGACCTGCCGGTGATCGGCTTCGAGGACCACTTCGACGTGGAGGATCTGGAGGACGCCGACATCGAGGCAGTCAAGTCACGCCTGCGCGACGGCGAGATCGACCTCGTCGTCTCGCGCAACCGCGAGATCCTGGAGGTCTGTGTCGAGGAGACGATCACCTACTTCTCGACCATCGAGAGCGCCGAGGCGGCCCTCGAGGCCATCGAGTCCTCGGACCAGCCGCTGAACGTGCAGGACGTGGCCACCCGTCCCAAGGACACCCGCGACTGGGGCGACTACTGA
- a CDS encoding phosphatase PAP2 family protein — protein MSLLELSARVLGVVGAMLVVASLVLVGPARLRATRENVRERIREAGPAVAVLAAVLLVNSLIRDVSGDLSQLVGVQITYRIYAIEGELVAQIQSIASPVLTAYFSNVYVYGYAFLMIFPLVAYFTLDDQRPMREMTIAYILNYGIGLICYLAFIAYGPRNFMPDVVDPLLYHHWPRSQLLTSEINRNTNVFPSLHTSLSVTVALMAYRTRDAYPYWFPVAVFGAASVAISTMYLGIHWATDVVAGTVLAVFSVTAAERIRAFTDQHDGSVRERVRVLAVWRD, from the coding sequence GTGAGCCTGCTGGAACTCTCCGCGCGAGTGCTCGGGGTCGTCGGGGCGATGCTCGTCGTCGCCTCGCTGGTCCTCGTCGGGCCGGCCCGACTCCGGGCGACACGCGAGAACGTCCGGGAACGTATCCGTGAGGCCGGACCGGCCGTGGCCGTCCTGGCCGCCGTTTTGCTGGTGAACAGCCTCATCCGGGACGTGAGCGGCGACCTCTCGCAACTGGTCGGCGTCCAGATCACCTACCGGATCTACGCCATCGAGGGCGAGCTCGTCGCGCAGATCCAGTCGATCGCCTCGCCGGTTCTGACAGCCTACTTCTCGAACGTGTACGTCTACGGCTACGCCTTCCTGATGATCTTCCCGCTAGTGGCGTACTTCACGCTCGACGACCAGCGGCCGATGCGGGAGATGACCATCGCGTACATCCTCAACTACGGGATCGGGCTGATCTGTTACCTCGCGTTCATCGCCTACGGCCCGCGCAACTTCATGCCCGACGTGGTCGACCCGCTGTTGTACCACCACTGGCCCCGCTCGCAGTTGCTGACCAGCGAGATCAACCGCAACACCAACGTCTTCCCCTCGTTGCACACCTCTCTGTCGGTGACCGTCGCGCTGATGGCGTACCGGACCCGCGACGCCTACCCCTACTGGTTCCCCGTCGCCGTCTTCGGCGCCGCCAGCGTCGCCATCTCGACGATGTACCTGGGGATCCACTGGGCGACCGACGTGGTCGCCGGCACCGTGCTGGCCGTGTTCTCGGTCACCGCCGCCGAACGAATCCGGGCGTTCACGGACCAGCACGACGGGTCGGTCCGCGAGCGCGTGCGTGTCCTCGCCGTCTGGCGGGACTGA